One Osmerus eperlanus chromosome 13, fOsmEpe2.1, whole genome shotgun sequence genomic region harbors:
- the flrt1b gene encoding leucine-rich repeat transmembrane protein FLRT1 → MAAESLAELRDWLFLLLLCLTLVAEMLELAAAAAVAMEGGEEELPCPSVCRCDEGYIYCNDRGLSAIPPLPLTATILYLQSNRLTNGGLPQSLERSSSMRVVYLYANQLDEFPIHLPPSLRELHLQDNNIRTLPRATLARYPLLERLHLDDNSISTVSIQERAFSGTPRLRLLFLSRNHLSSIPAGLPSSLEELRLDDNRITTIPTHAFRGLASLRRLVLDGNLLANTRIADDTFSRLSNLSELSLVRNALQAPPLNLPAAHLLRLQLQDNGMTHVPRGSLDGMRRLQRLDLSGNNLTSLPRGLLKDAEGLELLLVRGNPWYCACNLRWLHAWLHARGAAVTVRGLVCHGPEAVRGQALRDLSGLMEQCEGGPSGGGVNVASAAGGRGRAEGGEVLAGNPFPSGTTTPQTPTQGSLYTLRAKWPGLVMPLPPGEGGHAAAHALELVVKSISGDSVLVTWLCPRPPPSFRLSWLRLGNTAALGSITETLVPGERQQYLLTQLTPRSHYLICLLPLHTAGPAGSQRGPSDADMPPSCAQIETGDAPPSAEGEGRDPEMTALPLAGIIGGATALVSLLLIFGIFCWYSQRVAYASEDSAPYGRAQRGVGKHYDDYVESGTKKDNSILEIRAPGFQMTPMAAHHPLQAKLEDVTYVHTIFPSHVNGTFRSGGGHVPVRSSLNGTLVSQSSHNPGYGTNRGYREGGIPDIDYAYT, encoded by the coding sequence ATGGCGGCCGAGAGCCTCGCCGAGCTCCGTGATtggctcttcctgctcctcctgtgcCTCACCCTGGTGGCCGAGATGCTGGAGCTGGCGGCAGCCGCCGCCGTGGCCATGgagggcggggaggaggagctcCCGTGCCCGTCCGTGTGCCGCTGTGACGAGGGATACATCTACTGCAACGACCGCGGCCTTAGTGCCATCCCACCTCTCCCGCTGACCGCCACCATTCTCTACCTGCAGAGCAACCGTCTGACCAACGGCGGCCTGCCTCAGTCCCTGGAACGCAGCTCCAGCATGCGGGTGGTCTATCTCTACGCCAACCAATTAGACGAGTTTCCTATCCACCTGCCGCCCTCGCTACGCGAGCTGCACCTGCAGGACAACAACATACGAACATTACCGCGGGCGACGCTGGCGCGGTACCCGTTGCTGGAGCGCCTGCACCTCGACGACAACTCCATCTCCACGGTCAGTATCCAGGAGAGGGCGTTCTCAGGCACGCCCCGGCtccgcctcctcttcctgtcgcgTAACCACCTGTCCAGTATCCCCGCCGGCCTCCCGTCCTCGCTGGAGGAGCTGCGGCTGGACGACAACAGGATCACGACCATCCCCACGCACGCCTTCCGCGGCCTGGCCTCCCTGCGCCGCCTGGTCCTGGACGGCAACCTGCTGGCCAACACGCGCATCGCCGACGACACCTTTTCCCGCCTCTCCAACCTCTCGGAGCTCTCGCTGGTGCGCAACGCCCTGCAGGCCCCGCCCCTCAACCTGCCTGCCGCCCACCTGCTGCGCCTGCAGCTGCAGGACAACGGGATGACCCACGTCCCCCGGGGCTCGCTGGATGGCATGCGGCGCCTGCAGAGGCTGGACCTGTCGGGGAACAACCTGACGTCTCTGCCCCGCGGCCTGCTGAAGGACGCCGAGGGCCTGGAGCTGCTGTTGGTGCGGGGGAACCCCTGGTACTGCGCCTGCAACCTGCGCTGGCTCCACGCCTGGCTGCACGCCCGCGGGGCCGCGGTCACCGTGCGGGGGCTGGTGTGCCACGGGCCCGAGGCGGTGCGGGGCCAGGCGCTCCGGGACCTGTCGGGGCTGATGGAACAATGCGAGGGGGGGCCgtcggggggaggggtgaacgTAGCCTCCGCGGCGGGGGGGCGTGGTAGGGCTGAGGGGGGCGAAGTCCTGGCGGGGAATCCTTTCCCCAGTGGCACTaccaccccccagacccccacccaggGCTCCCTCTACACCCTCCGTGCCAAGTGGCCCGGCCTGGTGATGCCTCTGCCTCCAGGTGAGGGGGGCCACGCGGCCGCCCATGCCCTGGAACTAGTGGTCAAGTCCATTTCGGGTGACAGCGTGCTGGTGACCTGGCTGTGCCCGCGCCCGCCGCCCTCCTTCCGCCTATCCTGGCTGCGTCTGGGCAACACGGCGGCGCTGGGCTCCATCACAGAGACCCTGGTGCCCGGGGAGAGGCAGCAGTACCTCCTCACCCAACTGACCCCCCGCTCACACTACCTCATATGCCTGCTGCCCCTCCACACGGCCGGCCCTGCCGGCTCACAGCGAGGACCCTCAGATGCGGACATGCCCCCCTCCTGCGCTCAGATAGAGACAGGCGATGCTCCGCCTTCAGCCGAAGGGGAGGGCCGGGACCCTGAGATGACAGCCCTCCCATTGGCCGGCATCATCGGCGGTGCCACGGCATTGGTCTCCCTGCTGCTCATCTTTGGGATCTTCTGCTGGTACAGCCAGCGGGTCGCGTACGCCTCGGAGGACTCCGCCCCTTACGGGCGGGCCCAGCGCGGGGTGGGGAAGCACTACGATGACTACGTGGAGTCCGGCACTAAGAAGGACAACTCCATCCTGGAGATCAGGGCCCCGGGCTTCCAGATGACCCCGATGGCAGCCCATCATCCCCtgcaggccaagctggaggacgTGACGTACGTCCACACCATCTTCCCCTCGCACGTCAACGGGACCTTCCGCAGCGGCGGCGGGCATGTTCCCGTCCGCAGCAGCCTCAACGGCACCCTGGTCTCCCAGTCGAGTCACAATCCTGGTTACGGTACCAACCGGGGCTACCGGGAGGGCGGGATCCCCGACATAGACTACGCCTACACGTGA